From a region of the Chloroflexota bacterium genome:
- a CDS encoding ABC transporter ATP-binding protein/permease has translation MPMTNQSLAARRSSAAAKSTAQNPMRLLLTLYREDWGKLALASLIYIVKHSPVWIMPLITADIINIIASQGQIGLGRLWFDGFLLLIVLLQNVPTQYVYIRLLSRAIRRMESKLRSMLAQQLQLISIGFYNQRSSGVLQAKVLRDVEIIEQLTRNVFQSFPAAILNLLAAIIVVAFRSPWFLVFFVATVPLAAIVLRTTRNPIQSSNSAFRHQVERLAARLSEMIQLIPITRAHAAEEEEMRKLDRRLVQFQHAGLRLDAVNSLFGAASWVSFNLFNGLCLVVAAWACYTQFLPLAVGDVVLMTSYFSILTGAVMELANLAPQISKGLESVQSVSEILDNDDIEDNEGKQRLNQVAGHFQFNNVHFSYPDTQRSSLYDLTLEVQPGETIAFVGPSGSGKSTLLNLVIGFLQPSAGSILLDGHDLQTIDLRSYRRHISVVSQETLLFDGSVRDNICYGLNDVSEATIEQALRDANALEFVLDMPDGLDTIIGERGTRLSGGQRQRLAIARALIRNPRVLILDEATSALDSISEGLIQEALERLMQGRTTFVVAHRLSTVRNADRIVVIEHGQIVEVGSHQALIAQHGAYAQLQALQA, from the coding sequence ATGCCGATGACCAATCAATCTCTTGCCGCCCGCCGTTCATCTGCCGCTGCCAAATCAACTGCTCAAAACCCCATGCGCCTTCTATTAACCTTATATCGTGAGGATTGGGGCAAATTAGCGCTGGCTAGCCTGATTTATATTGTCAAACATAGTCCAGTTTGGATTATGCCGCTGATTACTGCCGACATTATTAATATTATTGCCAGTCAAGGCCAGATCGGGCTTGGACGTTTATGGTTTGATGGATTTTTATTGTTAATTGTGTTATTGCAAAATGTTCCAACTCAGTATGTGTATATTCGCTTGCTGAGTCGCGCAATTCGGCGTATGGAAAGCAAATTGCGTTCGATGTTGGCTCAGCAGTTGCAATTAATTTCAATTGGTTTTTACAATCAACGTAGCAGCGGAGTGTTGCAGGCCAAGGTGCTGCGCGATGTGGAAATTATCGAGCAATTAACCCGCAATGTGTTTCAGAGTTTCCCTGCGGCAATTTTAAATTTGCTAGCAGCAATTATTGTGGTGGCTTTTCGTTCGCCATGGTTTTTAGTCTTTTTTGTAGCAACCGTGCCGCTCGCAGCAATTGTGTTGCGCACCACCCGTAATCCAATTCAATCGAGCAATAGCGCTTTTCGCCATCAAGTTGAGCGTTTGGCGGCACGCTTGAGCGAAATGATTCAGCTCATTCCAATCACTCGTGCTCATGCTGCCGAAGAAGAAGAAATGCGCAAACTTGATCGGCGCTTGGTGCAATTTCAACATGCTGGGTTACGTCTCGATGCGGTCAATTCGCTGTTTGGGGCGGCTTCATGGGTCAGCTTCAACTTGTTCAATGGCTTGTGTTTAGTTGTTGCTGCTTGGGCTTGCTACACCCAATTTTTGCCCTTGGCTGTGGGCGATGTGGTTTTGATGACCAGCTATTTCTCAATTTTGACTGGCGCAGTGATGGAATTAGCCAACCTTGCACCCCAAATTAGCAAAGGCTTGGAATCGGTCCAATCGGTCAGCGAAATTCTGGATAACGATGATATTGAGGATAACGAAGGCAAACAACGCCTCAATCAAGTCGCTGGGCATTTTCAATTTAACAATGTGCATTTCAGCTACCCTGATACCCAACGTTCATCGCTCTACGATCTGACGTTGGAAGTGCAGCCAGGCGAAACAATTGCCTTCGTTGGGCCGTCGGGTTCGGGTAAATCGACCTTGCTTAATTTGGTAATTGGCTTTTTGCAACCCAGCGCTGGCAGCATTTTGCTTGATGGCCATGATCTACAAACAATTGATTTGCGCAGCTATCGCCGCCATATCTCGGTCGTTTCGCAAGAAACCTTGCTCTTCGATGGTTCGGTGCGCGACAATATTTGTTATGGTTTGAATGATGTGAGTGAAGCGACGATTGAGCAAGCCTTGCGCGATGCCAATGCCTTGGAGTTTGTGCTCGACATGCCCGATGGCCTCGATACAATCATTGGCGAGCGTGGCACGCGGCTTTCGGGTGGGCAACGTCAGCGCTTGGCAATTGCACGGGCCTTGATTCGTAACCCACGGGTTTTGATTTTGGATGAAGCAACGTCGGCGCTCGATAGCATCTCGGAAGGCTTAATTCAAGAGGCCTTAGAACGCTTGATGCAAGGCCGCACTACCTTCGTGGTGGCTCACCGCCTTTCGACCGTGCGTAACGCTGATCGGATTGTCGTGATTGAGCATGGCCAAATTGTTGAGGTTGGCAGCCATCAAGCCTTAATTGCGCAACACGGAGCCTACGCCCAGTTGCAAGCCTTGCAAGCCTAA
- a CDS encoding peptidase domain-containing ABC transporter: MLSKTLIYRRLPWIRASEGRDCGPSVFASVAHFYKHRITLEQARALVGADRNGTSLAGLRDGGRAIGLESRPAQAIYSALQHVQLPAIAHLKGGEGHYVVIHKWSPTSVIVLDPSRGLRTLSKDEFEAMWSGYLVEFKPTAALKPRDMDVKPFKTLLQLARQHKLILGIVLFFALLATSLGWVTSFFMQILIDSIIPNQDQALLFALGLGLILVSVFQSALQFGRLWLSAKVGQHVHQAYSAQYIDRLLRLPMKVFDVRCIPGLVLRVTQADGVQLALSEGLITILADVAMFLTALGIIAFYNPIAALIAAAALPLVWFVLFALNDRVYNAQLASIIRMEEFTSQMVDVFDCVRTIKVFGAEAEYKALLNEKLANFTKSRMDSRVNIALPSAWSVLATSLITASILWYGSSQVFAGRMTPGELVVLFGMVAFYLQPIQRLPATILNLRTALLGIERMDEITTLPDEASRTSEPIALAEVKGEIKFNDVHFAYMRNKMVLKKLNFEIKPGETVAIVGETGSGKTSLANLIAGFYLPTHGDVLIDGISTRNIDPDELRRSISAVFQNTRLLQQSIRDNITLMRDTDLELIRNAAKIAQADEFISGQMYGYESQVARGGDNFSSGQGQRITLARALLKNAPILILDEATSNLDSATEQGFLQALEDNRAGRTTVVIAHRLSTILRADRILVMENGEIIESGSHDQLVAQAGHYYNLIKGQITKPTPEPIAMPETHLNQLAA; this comes from the coding sequence ATGCTCAGTAAGACGTTAATTTACCGCCGCTTACCATGGATTCGTGCTTCAGAAGGACGCGATTGCGGCCCTTCAGTCTTTGCCTCAGTAGCGCATTTCTACAAGCATCGAATTACCTTGGAGCAAGCACGAGCTTTGGTTGGAGCCGATCGCAATGGTACAAGTTTGGCAGGCTTGCGTGATGGTGGTCGAGCAATCGGGCTTGAATCACGGCCTGCTCAAGCGATTTATAGCGCCTTGCAACATGTGCAATTGCCAGCGATTGCTCACCTCAAGGGTGGCGAAGGCCATTATGTTGTGATTCACAAATGGTCGCCAACCTCAGTGATTGTGCTTGATCCCAGTCGTGGCTTGCGCACCCTCAGCAAAGATGAATTTGAGGCCATGTGGAGCGGCTATTTAGTTGAATTTAAGCCCACCGCAGCACTCAAACCTCGCGATATGGATGTTAAACCGTTCAAAACGCTGTTGCAGCTCGCCCGCCAGCACAAACTCATTTTAGGAATTGTGCTCTTCTTCGCCTTACTAGCAACCTCGTTAGGCTGGGTAACCTCGTTTTTTATGCAAATCTTGATCGACTCGATTATCCCAAATCAGGATCAAGCGCTGCTTTTCGCTTTAGGCCTAGGGTTAATTTTAGTCAGTGTCTTTCAATCAGCGCTCCAATTTGGGCGCTTATGGCTTAGTGCCAAGGTTGGGCAGCATGTCCATCAAGCCTATTCAGCTCAGTATATTGATCGTCTGTTACGCCTACCAATGAAAGTATTTGATGTTCGTTGTATCCCTGGCCTGGTGTTGCGGGTTACCCAAGCCGATGGCGTGCAATTAGCACTTTCCGAAGGATTAATCACAATTTTGGCCGATGTAGCAATGTTTCTGACTGCATTAGGGATTATTGCATTCTACAATCCAATTGCTGCATTAATTGCCGCTGCTGCTTTACCACTTGTTTGGTTTGTTTTATTTGCGTTGAATGATCGGGTGTATAACGCTCAATTAGCCTCGATTATTCGAATGGAAGAATTCACTTCGCAGATGGTCGATGTATTTGATTGTGTACGAACAATTAAGGTTTTCGGAGCTGAGGCCGAATATAAAGCCTTACTCAACGAAAAATTAGCTAATTTCACAAAATCTCGTATGGATAGCCGCGTTAATATCGCGTTACCCAGTGCATGGAGCGTCTTAGCAACCTCATTAATTACTGCCTCAATTTTATGGTATGGCAGCAGCCAAGTATTTGCTGGGCGTATGACTCCAGGCGAGTTAGTTGTTTTGTTTGGGATGGTCGCATTTTATCTCCAACCAATCCAGCGTTTACCCGCCACAATTCTTAATCTACGCACAGCGTTATTAGGCATTGAACGGATGGATGAAATTACAACCTTACCAGATGAAGCTTCACGAACCAGCGAACCAATCGCATTGGCTGAAGTCAAAGGCGAAATTAAGTTCAATGATGTGCATTTTGCCTATATGCGCAACAAAATGGTGCTGAAAAAGCTCAATTTTGAAATCAAGCCTGGCGAAACTGTAGCAATCGTTGGTGAAACTGGCTCAGGTAAGACCTCATTAGCTAACTTGATCGCAGGTTTTTATCTCCCAACCCACGGCGATGTATTAATTGATGGTATTAGCACGCGCAATATCGACCCTGATGAATTACGACGCTCGATTAGTGCCGTCTTTCAAAATACGCGGCTGCTGCAACAATCAATTCGCGATAACATCACCCTGATGCGCGATACCGATCTAGAATTAATTCGCAATGCGGCCAAAATTGCTCAAGCCGACGAATTTATTTCAGGCCAAATGTATGGCTATGAGTCGCAAGTAGCGCGTGGTGGCGATAATTTCTCATCTGGTCAAGGCCAACGCATAACGCTTGCCCGCGCATTGCTCAAAAATGCACCAATTTTAATTCTCGATGAAGCCACCAGCAACTTGGATAGCGCCACCGAACAAGGGTTTTTACAAGCCCTCGAAGATAATCGGGCCGGTCGCACCACCGTGGTGATTGCCCACCGTCTGAGCACCATTTTACGGGCCGACCGCATTTTGGTGATGGAAAATGGCGAGATCATCGAATCGGGCAGCCATGACCAACTTGTAGCCCAAGCTGGCCATTATTACAACTTGATCAAAGGCCAGATCACTAAGCCAACACCTGAGCCAATTGCCATGCCCGAAACCCATTTGAACCAACTCGCGGCCTAA
- a CDS encoding herpeto-tandem family RiPP (Members of this family are commonly found in the genus Herpetosiphon, encoded by tandem genes.) — protein sequence MRDHTMLVEKTEDVIIFGLTYLEEEAAEIQDVVGCLMPIGSEGYTVTGCDDSDGGNPGEMIP from the coding sequence ATGCGTGATCACACAATGCTGGTAGAAAAAACCGAAGATGTCATTATTTTTGGTCTGACCTACCTCGAAGAAGAAGCTGCTGAAATTCAAGATGTCGTTGGCTGTTTGATGCCAATCGGCAGTGAAGGCTATACCGTTACCGGTTGCGATGATTCCGATGGCGGAAATCCAGGCGAAATGATTCCCTAG
- a CDS encoding herpeto-tandem family RiPP (Members of this family are commonly found in the genus Herpetosiphon, encoded by tandem genes.), whose translation MEFENTKIEELPVIFGLTYLEEEAAEIEDIVGCLLPIDGYSGTSCDDVDAIP comes from the coding sequence ATGGAATTCGAGAACACCAAAATCGAAGAACTGCCAGTTATTTTCGGCCTGACCTATCTTGAAGAAGAAGCTGCTGAAATCGAAGATATCGTTGGCTGTTTGCTGCCAATCGATGGCTATTCGGGCACCAGCTGCGACGACGTTGACGCAATTCCCTAG
- a CDS encoding herpeto-tandem family RiPP (Members of this family are commonly found in the genus Herpetosiphon, encoded by tandem genes.) — translation MEFETTQINEAPMIFGLTYLEEEAAEIDDVVGCFVVDGYSGTGCDDSDMPPGTQIP, via the coding sequence ATGGAATTTGAAACCACCCAAATCAATGAAGCCCCAATGATTTTCGGCCTGACCTATCTTGAAGAAGAAGCTGCCGAAATTGATGATGTCGTTGGTTGTTTTGTCGTTGATGGCTACTCGGGCACGGGCTGCGATGACAGCGATATGCCTCCAGGCACCCAAATTCCTTAA
- a CDS encoding herpeto-tandem family RiPP (Members of this family are commonly found in the genus Herpetosiphon, encoded by tandem genes.) — translation MEFENTKIEELPVIFGLTYLEEEAAEIDDVVGCIMPIDGYSGTSCDDSDQGYQIP, via the coding sequence ATGGAATTCGAGAACACCAAAATCGAAGAACTGCCAGTAATCTTCGGCCTGACTTACCTTGAAGAAGAAGCTGCCGAAATTGATGATGTCGTTGGCTGTATTATGCCAATCGATGGCTATTCCGGCACCAGCTGTGATGACAGCGATCAAGGCTATCAGATTCCTTAA
- a CDS encoding herpeto-tandem family RiPP (Members of this family are commonly found in the genus Herpetosiphon, encoded by tandem genes.) → MEFENTKIEELPTIFGLTYLEEEAAEIEDIVGCIVINGFSGTSCDDSDDGYLIP, encoded by the coding sequence ATGGAATTCGAGAACACCAAAATCGAAGAACTGCCAACAATTTTCGGCCTGACCTACCTTGAAGAAGAAGCTGCCGAAATTGAAGATATTGTTGGTTGTATCGTCATTAATGGCTTCTCGGGCACAAGCTGCGACGATAGCGACGATGGATATCTGATTCCCTAA
- a CDS encoding herpeto-tandem family RiPP (Members of this family are commonly found in the genus Herpetosiphon, encoded by tandem genes.), with amino-acid sequence MELKNIKTEELPVIFGLTYLEEEAAEIEDVVGCIVINGYSGTSCDDSDVPPGTQIP; translated from the coding sequence ATGGAATTAAAGAACATCAAAACTGAAGAACTGCCGGTAATCTTCGGCCTGACCTACCTTGAAGAAGAAGCTGCTGAAATTGAAGATGTTGTTGGTTGTATTGTGATCAACGGCTATTCGGGCACAAGCTGCGATGATAGCGACGTTCCTCCAGGCACTCAGATTCCCTAA